A part of Amycolatopsis lurida genomic DNA contains:
- the rplM gene encoding 50S ribosomal protein L13 has product MPTYSPKPGDVTRAWHVIDAEDVVLGRLATEVATLLRGKHKPTYAPHVDTGDFVIIVNAEKVALTGNKREQKFAYRHSGYPGGLRKRSFGELLDTKPEHLLEKVVKGMLPKNKLGRAQAKKLKVYAGAEHPHAAQQPQAREITKIAQVAQ; this is encoded by the coding sequence TTGCCCACGTACAGCCCCAAGCCCGGCGACGTCACTCGTGCCTGGCACGTGATCGACGCCGAGGATGTCGTGCTCGGCCGGCTCGCGACCGAGGTCGCCACGCTGCTGCGCGGCAAGCACAAGCCGACCTACGCCCCGCACGTGGACACCGGTGACTTCGTCATCATCGTCAACGCCGAGAAGGTCGCGCTCACCGGTAACAAGCGAGAGCAGAAGTTCGCGTACCGGCACAGCGGTTACCCCGGTGGTCTGCGTAAGCGCTCCTTCGGCGAGCTGCTCGACACCAAGCCCGAGCACCTGCTCGAGAAGGTCGTCAAGGGCATGCTCCCGAAGAACAAGCTCGGCCGCGCCCAGGCGAAGAAGCTCAAGGTCTACGCCGGTGCCGAGCACCCGCACGCCGCGCAGCAGCCGCAGGCGCGCGAGATCACCAAGATCGCGCAGGTCGCGCAGTGA
- the glmM gene encoding phosphoglucosamine mutase: MARLFGTDGVRGLANEELTPELALSLAASAARVLAAHDRSHRPVAVVGRDPRASGEMLEAAVVAGLTSAGADVLRLGVLPTPAVAYLVGALEADLGVMISASHNPMPDNGIKLFAAGGHKLPDGIEDEIEAGLSAPVTRPTGIGVGRVKDVPDAGDRYIEHLLSATPHPLAGLRVVVDCANGASSFAAPEVYRKAGAEVIAIHADPDGVNINEHCGSNHPEALRAAVVEHGADLGIAHDGDADRCVAVDAAGELVDGDQIMAVLALALAETGELTKNTLVATVMSNLGLHLAMRAHDINLVTTAVGDRYVLEELRASGFALGGEQSGHVVLPAYATTGDGLLTALRVMSRMASTGKSLAELAAVMNRLPQVLVNVPVADKAAVAVSAAVRDAVGAVEAELGEEGRVLLRPSGTEQLVRVMVEATAHDTAQAAADRLAGVVSSAS; this comes from the coding sequence ATGGCTCGTCTATTCGGTACCGACGGCGTACGTGGCCTCGCCAACGAGGAGCTGACCCCGGAGCTGGCGCTCTCGCTCGCCGCCAGCGCCGCCCGCGTTCTGGCCGCCCACGACCGCTCGCACCGCCCGGTCGCGGTCGTCGGCCGTGACCCGCGCGCCAGCGGCGAGATGCTCGAGGCCGCCGTCGTGGCGGGCCTCACCTCCGCGGGTGCCGACGTGCTCCGCCTCGGCGTCCTCCCGACGCCCGCCGTCGCCTACCTGGTCGGCGCGCTCGAAGCGGATCTCGGCGTGATGATCTCCGCCTCCCACAACCCCATGCCCGACAACGGCATCAAGCTCTTCGCGGCGGGTGGCCACAAACTGCCCGACGGGATCGAGGACGAGATCGAAGCCGGTCTCTCCGCTCCCGTCACCCGCCCGACCGGCATCGGCGTCGGCCGGGTGAAGGACGTCCCCGACGCGGGTGACCGCTACATCGAGCACCTGCTGTCGGCCACCCCGCACCCGCTCGCAGGGCTGCGGGTCGTCGTCGACTGCGCGAACGGCGCCTCCTCCTTCGCCGCCCCCGAGGTGTACCGCAAGGCCGGCGCCGAGGTCATCGCGATCCACGCCGACCCGGACGGCGTGAACATCAACGAGCACTGTGGTTCGAATCACCCGGAAGCGTTGCGCGCCGCCGTCGTCGAGCACGGCGCCGACCTCGGGATCGCGCACGACGGTGACGCGGACCGCTGTGTCGCGGTCGACGCCGCGGGTGAACTCGTCGACGGCGACCAGATCATGGCCGTCCTCGCGCTCGCGCTCGCCGAGACCGGCGAACTGACCAAGAACACCCTGGTCGCGACCGTGATGAGCAACCTCGGCCTGCATCTGGCGATGCGCGCGCACGACATCAACCTCGTCACCACCGCCGTCGGAGACCGCTACGTCCTCGAAGAGCTCCGCGCGAGCGGGTTCGCGCTCGGTGGCGAGCAGTCGGGCCACGTCGTCCTGCCCGCCTACGCGACCACCGGCGACGGCCTCCTCACCGCGCTGCGTGTGATGAGCCGCATGGCGTCCACCGGCAAATCGCTCGCCGAGCTCGCCGCGGTCATGAACCGCCTGCCGCAGGTGCTGGTGAACGTCCCGGTGGCGGACAAGGCGGCCGTCGCCGTCTCGGCCGCGGTCCGCGACGCCGTCGGCGCCGTCGAGGCGGAACTCGGTGAAGAAGGCCGTGTCCTGCTGCGCCCGTCGGGCACCGAGCAGCTGGTCCGCGTCATGGTCGAGGCCACCGCGCACGACACCGCACAGGCGGCCGCGGACCGGCTCGCGGGAGTCGTCTCCTCCGCCTCGTAA
- a CDS encoding WXG100 family type VII secretion target: protein MGEMKVDYATIHAAADDCKNTGGELESLFGQLKSDLAPLVNTWQGDAQTAYLAAQTEWDNKFEELKQLLAQVAGVLPQLADGYQATEQGVTGLF from the coding sequence ATGGGCGAGATGAAGGTCGATTACGCCACGATCCACGCGGCGGCCGACGACTGCAAGAACACCGGCGGCGAGCTGGAGTCCCTCTTCGGGCAGCTGAAGAGCGACCTCGCTCCGCTGGTCAACACCTGGCAGGGTGACGCGCAGACCGCGTACCTCGCCGCGCAGACCGAGTGGGACAACAAGTTCGAGGAGCTCAAGCAGCTGCTCGCGCAGGTCGCCGGCGTGCTGCCGCAGCTGGCCGACGGTTACCAGGCCACGGAACAGGGCGTCACCGGCCTGTTCTGA
- a CDS encoding type VII secretion-associated protein: MTVRVAVDFGTSSTCVVASINGREPQVVVVDGQPLMSSAVYAAPDGTLFVGQEAERQAAVDPSRYEPNPKRRIDEGDLLLGDNVLRVTDVVHAVLKRAVTEARRLAGDAEVELLVLTHPADWGATRTRLLRQAAGGLARQVALVPEPVAAAVYHAATFAPADLNSERTVEFSGRPGDALAVLDLGGGTVDVSVVQRMPGSPADRSSPAKRAGFQVLATRGDPSFGGADVDQALLEHVGSLVSSVDPPEWRKLVEGRELTDRRRRRVLRQDVRGAKETLSRHAYTDVPMPPPFADAHVTREDLERLIAGPLGRAVELTVAAIGDSGLRPKQLTAIFLVGGSSRIPMVSRLVHERTGVVPTTLDQPETVVARGALRAVLIDPDRTGSLAGSAVSRVGGGPAPVAADRRPDAPRPPFPPGPHQPVPPQSAFSPLNATRHGPPSPPMGQQGIAPPPWRPGEPAREPKAAEKGGKNKKLPWIIAGAVVAVAAAVTGILFAVNGGEAEPEGRTLAQYDYRFIAPPDWTQTDDRVANRQVVIHPSESLTGDDLVVAQENVMDYDATADRQKLVDELAALARLKPDKYSGFNGAAQYAGKTVIYYRETKPSARVDWYVVVQGKTRVHIGCQYGTGSPLEQRVSAACEQVVKTMVVIN, translated from the coding sequence GTGACAGTGCGGGTAGCGGTGGACTTCGGGACATCGAGCACCTGCGTAGTCGCTTCGATCAACGGCCGCGAGCCGCAGGTCGTCGTGGTGGACGGGCAGCCCTTGATGTCGTCGGCGGTCTACGCCGCGCCGGACGGGACGCTGTTCGTCGGCCAGGAGGCGGAGCGGCAGGCGGCGGTGGATCCGTCGCGCTACGAGCCGAACCCGAAGCGCCGGATCGACGAAGGCGACCTGCTGCTGGGCGACAACGTCCTGCGCGTGACCGACGTCGTCCACGCCGTGCTGAAGCGTGCGGTGACCGAAGCGCGCCGGCTCGCCGGCGACGCCGAGGTCGAGCTGCTCGTCCTGACCCATCCCGCCGATTGGGGCGCGACCCGCACTCGGCTGCTCCGGCAGGCGGCGGGCGGGCTCGCGCGTCAGGTCGCGCTCGTGCCGGAGCCGGTCGCCGCGGCGGTCTATCACGCGGCGACGTTCGCCCCGGCCGACCTCAATTCCGAGCGCACCGTCGAGTTCAGCGGCCGCCCCGGCGACGCGCTGGCGGTACTCGACCTCGGCGGTGGCACCGTCGACGTCTCCGTGGTGCAGCGCATGCCCGGCAGCCCGGCGGATCGCAGTTCGCCCGCTAAACGCGCTGGGTTCCAGGTGCTGGCCACCCGGGGGGATCCGAGCTTCGGGGGAGCGGATGTCGATCAGGCGCTCCTGGAGCACGTCGGGTCGCTGGTGTCGTCCGTCGACCCGCCGGAATGGCGGAAGCTGGTCGAAGGCCGCGAGCTCACGGACAGACGGCGGCGCCGCGTCCTGCGGCAGGACGTGCGAGGTGCGAAGGAGACGCTCTCCCGGCACGCGTACACCGACGTCCCGATGCCGCCGCCGTTCGCCGACGCGCATGTGACCCGGGAAGACCTCGAGCGGCTCATCGCGGGCCCGCTCGGCCGCGCGGTCGAGCTGACCGTGGCCGCGATCGGCGATTCCGGGCTGCGGCCGAAACAGCTGACGGCGATCTTCCTCGTGGGCGGGTCCAGCCGGATCCCGATGGTGTCCCGGCTGGTGCACGAGCGGACCGGTGTCGTACCCACGACCCTGGATCAGCCGGAGACGGTGGTCGCCCGCGGTGCCCTGCGCGCGGTGCTGATCGATCCGGACCGGACGGGTTCGCTCGCGGGCTCCGCGGTCTCCCGCGTCGGCGGTGGCCCCGCGCCCGTCGCGGCCGACCGGCGTCCCGATGCCCCGCGCCCCCCGTTCCCGCCCGGCCCTCACCAGCCCGTCCCGCCGCAGAGCGCGTTTAGCCCGCTAAACGCGACGCGGCACGGGCCGCCGTCGCCGCCGATGGGGCAGCAGGGGATAGCGCCGCCGCCGTGGCGGCCGGGTGAGCCCGCCCGGGAACCCAAGGCCGCCGAGAAAGGCGGGAAGAACAAGAAGCTGCCCTGGATCATCGCGGGGGCCGTGGTGGCCGTCGCGGCGGCCGTGACAGGCATCCTCTTCGCGGTCAACGGCGGGGAGGCCGAGCCGGAGGGCCGCACGCTCGCCCAGTACGACTACCGCTTCATCGCGCCGCCGGACTGGACACAGACCGACGACCGCGTCGCCAACCGCCAGGTGGTGATCCACCCCAGCGAATCCCTCACCGGCGACGATCTCGTGGTCGCCCAGGAGAACGTGATGGACTACGACGCGACGGCCGACAGGCAGAAGCTCGTCGACGAACTCGCCGCGCTGGCGCGCCTGAAGCCGGACAAGTACAGCGGCTTCAACGGCGCCGCGCAGTACGCCGGGAAGACCGTCATCTACTACCGCGAGACCAAGCCGAGCGCGCGCGTCGACTGGTACGTCGTCGTGCAGGGGAAGACTCGCGTCCACATCGGGTGCCAGTACGGCACCGGCTCGCCGCTCGAACAACGCGTGAGCGCGGCCTGCGAGCAGGTCGTCAAGACGATGGTGGTCATCAACTGA
- a CDS encoding WXG100 family type VII secretion target, with protein MAGGFQGNVEQFTQAEKRVTEVRVSMDQNLSKLRDNIEATRAGWTGDASIAFNNVMKRFDEAGRGLNQALQNIGDLLEQAGSKYNASEQQQQELINSVNKGFGVLG; from the coding sequence ATGGCTGGCGGTTTTCAGGGGAATGTCGAGCAGTTCACCCAGGCTGAGAAGCGGGTGACCGAGGTTCGCGTTTCGATGGACCAGAACCTGAGCAAGCTTCGCGACAACATCGAGGCCACCCGCGCCGGCTGGACCGGCGACGCCTCGATCGCGTTCAACAACGTGATGAAGCGCTTCGACGAGGCGGGCCGTGGGCTCAACCAGGCCCTCCAGAACATCGGTGACCTGCTCGAGCAGGCCGGCTCGAAGTACAACGCTTCCGAGCAGCAGCAGCAGGAACTCATCAACTCGGTCAACAAGGGCTTCGGCGTCCTCGGCTGA
- a CDS encoding DUF4333 domain-containing protein → MSQPPEQQPQQPQQWWQPPANPANQQQGWQQEGQATGPHAGQWQQNDPNAATTGSYTGQWQQQPGVTGSFSGPWQQSGTPAPGTAWQQPQQQPAPQQDWQAPHQVPGTPPQGQYGGGFQPAQSSQYGGLGAFGTEPAKKPKASKKTLLIGGIAAAVVIAGGVGAWLLGAFAGDTLDQKSVQDGVARVLNEHYGEPDVKNVSCPSGRPVENGTTFDCSIDLSGQQKKVTVRVLNTTPEFEVGAPH, encoded by the coding sequence ATGAGCCAGCCCCCCGAACAGCAGCCGCAGCAGCCGCAGCAGTGGTGGCAGCCGCCCGCCAATCCCGCGAACCAGCAACAGGGCTGGCAGCAGGAAGGGCAGGCCACCGGACCGCACGCCGGGCAGTGGCAGCAGAACGATCCGAACGCGGCGACCACCGGTTCCTACACGGGACAGTGGCAGCAGCAGCCCGGCGTCACCGGCTCCTTTTCCGGGCCCTGGCAGCAAAGCGGCACTCCCGCACCGGGGACGGCGTGGCAGCAACCGCAGCAGCAGCCCGCGCCACAGCAGGATTGGCAAGCACCGCACCAGGTTCCGGGCACTCCCCCGCAGGGACAGTACGGCGGCGGATTCCAGCCCGCCCAGTCCTCGCAGTACGGCGGGCTCGGCGCTTTCGGAACAGAGCCGGCGAAGAAGCCCAAGGCCTCCAAGAAGACCTTGCTGATCGGCGGGATCGCCGCGGCCGTCGTGATCGCGGGCGGCGTCGGCGCTTGGCTGCTCGGCGCGTTCGCGGGCGACACGCTCGATCAGAAGTCGGTCCAGGACGGTGTCGCGCGGGTGCTCAACGAGCACTACGGGGAGCCGGACGTGAAGAACGTGTCCTGTCCTTCCGGCCGGCCAGTGGAGAACGGCACCACGTTCGACTGCTCGATCGATCTTTCGGGGCAGCAGAAGAAAGTCACCGTCCGGGTGCTGAACACCACCCCGGAATTCGAGGTCGGCGCACCGCACTGA
- the rpsI gene encoding 30S ribosomal protein S9: MTSTETEAVEAVATTETAPVGDAVATSETPAAPRPSRAAGGNAQTVGRRKEAVVRVRVVPGTGEFKLNGRTLEEYFPNKVHQQLIREPLVTVDKPDSFDIFANLHGGGISGQAGALRLAIARALVEVDADDRPALKKAGFLTRDARATERKKYGLKKARKAPQYSKR, translated from the coding sequence GTGACCAGCACCGAGACCGAGGCCGTCGAGGCTGTCGCGACCACGGAGACCGCTCCGGTGGGCGACGCCGTCGCGACCAGCGAGACCCCCGCCGCCCCGCGCCCGTCGCGTGCCGCCGGTGGCAACGCCCAGACCGTCGGCCGTCGTAAGGAAGCCGTCGTCCGGGTGCGCGTCGTTCCCGGTACCGGTGAGTTCAAGCTCAACGGCCGCACGCTCGAAGAGTACTTCCCGAACAAGGTGCACCAGCAGCTCATCCGTGAGCCGCTGGTGACGGTCGACAAGCCCGACTCGTTCGACATCTTCGCCAACCTGCACGGTGGCGGGATCTCGGGCCAGGCCGGCGCGCTCCGTCTCGCGATCGCCCGTGCGCTCGTCGAGGTCGACGCCGACGACCGTCCGGCCCTGAAGAAGGCCGGCTTCCTGACCCGTGACGCCCGCGCCACGGAGCGGAAGAAGTACGGCCTCAAGAAGGCCCGTAAGGCTCCGCAGTACAGCAAGCGCTGA